A genomic segment from bacterium encodes:
- a CDS encoding U32 family peptidase, giving the protein MNKKKIELLAPAKDTETANAAIKCGADAVYIGAPRFSARQAAGNSIEDIKQVVEFAHQYYAKVYVALNTLLFDNELPAAEKMINQFYKIGIDGLMIQDMSLLELDLPPIPLIASTQMNNASFEKVKFLQNVGFFRAILARELTLEQIKDIRKHTTIELECFIHGALCVGASGQCYMSYANGGRSGNRGVCAQPCRRLYSLKDKTGKTIVKDRYLLSLKDLNLSDKLEELIDAGVNVFKIEGRLKEISYVANVVGFYRQKLDSILAKKGLQKSSSGKVSFNFQSDLNKTFNRGYTDYGITGKGEIPHRPSVADWCVGKNMGSINTPKSIGEFVGIVSKVDKNTFTIEGKSKLHNGDGICFFDERNNLDGTTVNNVEGGNIYPQKLYNIRTGMKIYRNSDHEFNKLIETNPAQRKILISLILRDTTEGIMLIAKDCDNNEATVEIKTEKTLAQKKEAAKQTITTQLQKLGNTIFEAEDVKIETKEIYFFPISVLNEFRRKIVQKLLEVRENNRVQNKIKIEGNNIPYPEKQLSYLGNVLNKKAQAFYERHGVETIQPAAESNIDLNGKALMFTKYCIKQELGLCKGKKRTDTTEAMFLEDEDGRQFSVEFNCDKCGMRIYHSPLRRKY; this is encoded by the coding sequence ATGAATAAGAAAAAAATAGAACTATTAGCTCCTGCCAAAGATACTGAAACAGCGAACGCCGCAATCAAATGCGGAGCGGATGCGGTATATATCGGAGCACCGCGTTTTAGCGCCCGTCAAGCCGCAGGTAATAGTATTGAAGATATAAAACAAGTCGTTGAATTTGCTCATCAATACTACGCCAAAGTTTATGTCGCGTTAAATACATTACTTTTTGACAATGAACTGCCAGCCGCCGAAAAAATGATTAATCAGTTTTACAAAATCGGCATTGACGGATTAATGATTCAGGATATGAGTTTATTAGAACTGGATTTACCGCCTATACCGTTAATAGCCAGCACGCAAATGAATAATGCGTCTTTTGAAAAAGTGAAGTTTCTGCAGAATGTTGGTTTTTTTCGGGCAATTTTGGCAAGAGAATTGACGCTTGAACAGATTAAAGATATACGAAAACATACGACAATAGAGCTTGAATGTTTCATTCACGGAGCGCTTTGTGTGGGAGCAAGCGGACAATGTTATATGAGTTATGCGAACGGTGGACGAAGCGGCAACCGCGGAGTATGCGCACAACCGTGCAGAAGATTATATAGTTTGAAAGATAAAACAGGTAAAACCATCGTTAAAGACCGCTACCTACTCTCACTTAAAGACCTAAATCTGTCAGATAAACTGGAAGAACTTATTGATGCCGGAGTTAACGTATTCAAAATAGAAGGACGATTGAAAGAAATTTCCTATGTAGCAAATGTTGTGGGATTCTACCGACAAAAATTAGATTCTATTCTTGCCAAAAAAGGATTACAAAAGAGTTCGTCAGGAAAAGTATCGTTTAATTTTCAATCCGATTTAAATAAAACCTTTAACCGCGGTTATACCGATTATGGTATTACGGGTAAAGGTGAAATCCCGCACCGCCCATCAGTGGCGGACTGGTGCGTGGGTAAAAATATGGGCTCTATAAATACGCCAAAATCCATAGGCGAATTTGTAGGTATTGTATCAAAAGTTGATAAAAACACATTCACAATCGAGGGCAAAAGTAAATTGCATAACGGTGACGGCATTTGCTTTTTTGATGAACGGAATAATCTTGACGGAACAACCGTTAATAATGTTGAAGGTGGAAATATATACCCGCAAAAACTTTACAATATACGCACTGGTATGAAAATTTACCGTAACTCTGACCACGAATTTAATAAGCTGATTGAAACAAATCCTGCACAGAGAAAAATACTCATTTCGTTGATATTACGCGATACGACTGAAGGCATAATGCTTATCGCCAAAGATTGTGACAATAATGAGGCAACGGTTGAAATCAAAACTGAAAAAACATTGGCGCAGAAAAAAGAAGCAGCCAAACAAACTATTACTACACAACTGCAAAAATTAGGAAATACGATTTTTGAAGCCGAAGATGTAAAGATTGAAACCAAAGAGATTTACTTCTTCCCTATATCGGTATTGAATGAATTTAGACGGAAAATTGTTCAAAAACTTTTAGAAGTTCGCGAAAATAATCGTGTGCAAAATAAAATTAAAATAGAAGGCAATAATATCCCCTACCCTGAAAAACAATTAAGCTATTTGGGTAATGTGCTTAATAAAAAGGCTCAAGCGTTTTACGAACGCCACGGTGTAGAGACAATCCAACCCGCCGCTGAATCTAATATTGATTTAAACGGCAAAGCATTAATGTTCACCAAATACTGCATTAAGCAAGAACTGGGATTATGCAAAGGTAAAAAACGGACAGACACTACTGAAGCAATGTTCTTAGAAGATGAAGACGGCCGACAATTTAGCGTGGAATTCAACTGTGATAAATGCGGAATGAGGATATACCACTCCCCATTAAGAAGAAAATACTAA
- the ilvN gene encoding acetolactate synthase small subunit: MKKHIISVLVENKSGVLSRIAALFAARGFNIDSLAVGETENPEVSRMTIVSEGEENVLEQVVKQLRRLIDVISVSDYTKKGLDYVGRELVLVKVDAPASKRSEIIEIVDIFRAKTVDVSLNSLSIEITGTAEKIQAFLNIMHDFKVKEIVRTGKIAIVRENQTNNNNE; the protein is encoded by the coding sequence ATGAAAAAACATATAATATCTGTTTTAGTAGAGAATAAGTCGGGTGTTCTTTCCAGAATTGCGGCTTTATTTGCGGCTCGGGGATTCAACATAGATTCTTTAGCAGTTGGTGAAACGGAAAATCCAGAAGTTTCGCGTATGACCATTGTATCCGAAGGAGAAGAAAATGTTCTGGAACAAGTTGTAAAACAACTTAGACGACTTATTGATGTTATCAGTGTTTCAGACTATACAAAAAAAGGTCTTGATTATGTAGGTAGAGAATTAGTTCTTGTTAAGGTAGATGCTCCCGCTTCCAAGCGTTCAGAGATTATTGAAATTGTAGATATTTTTAGAGCAAAAACAGTAGATGTATCACTTAATTCGTTATCTATAGAGATTACCGGCACAGCAGAGAAAATTCAGGCGTTTTTAAATATTATGCATGATTTTAAAGTGAAAGAAATTGTGCGGACAGGTAAAATTGCCATAGTGCGCGAGAATCAAACCAATAATAATAATGAATAA
- a CDS encoding DUF2283 domain-containing protein codes for MKIKYYKETDSLYIDLSEKNSKESLEVTPGIVIDLDENNTIVGIDIDKASRILNLSKFEVSDFPSKKLVFSS; via the coding sequence ATGAAAATTAAATATTATAAAGAGACGGATTCTTTGTATATAGACCTAAGTGAAAAGAATAGCAAGGAATCGTTAGAAGTTACTCCTGGCATTGTAATTGATTTAGATGAAAATAATACTATTGTGGGAATAGATATAGATAAGGCAAGTCGGATTTTAAATCTTTCAAAATTTGAAGTTTCTGATTTTCCGTCAAAAAAATTAGTATTTTCTTCTTAA
- the ilvB gene encoding biosynthetic-type acetolactate synthase large subunit: MKMTGAKAIIESLKKEGVDTIFGYPGGTVLPIFDELYDAPFKFILTGHEQGSAHMADGYARATGRVGVCIATSGPGATNLVTGIATAYMDSVPMVALTGQVPRKMIGNDAFQEAPITEITKSITKHNFLVQDANELPEIIKSAFHIASSGRPGPVLIDLPKDVQMGEMNFSYPSKLNLKSYKPVLKGHIGQINKACQFIAKAKKPVIYIGGGVIISGAHQLVLKLAEKTKIPVTMTLLGLGGFPSAHPLSLDMLGMHGTRYANYAIMESDLIIAIGARFDDRVTGKTESFAPHAKIIHIDIDPTSISKSVGVDVPIVGDAKEVLKELIPNVKAPDTSDWLKKINGWKKKYPLTYKKDNKLRPQYVIEEIYDLTKGKAIIATEVGQNQMWAAQFYKYSAPKTFLSSGGLGTMGYGFPAAIGAKLGCPDKIVFDIAGDGSIQMNIQELITAVSYKIPVKIAILNNSYLGMVRQWQELFYKRRYSATDLKRNPDFVKLAEAYGALGIRVNKKKDVRSALQKAIKSPLPVVMDFVIEREENVSPIVPPGAALDQMIGGMA, from the coding sequence ATGAAAATGACTGGCGCAAAAGCTATTATTGAATCATTGAAGAAAGAAGGGGTTGATACTATTTTCGGATATCCGGGTGGGACAGTTCTCCCTATTTTTGATGAGCTTTATGATGCACCTTTTAAGTTTATTTTAACGGGGCATGAGCAGGGTTCTGCTCATATGGCAGATGGTTATGCCCGCGCTACCGGGAGAGTAGGGGTATGTATTGCCACTTCCGGTCCTGGGGCTACGAATTTGGTCACAGGTATTGCTACTGCTTATATGGATTCGGTTCCTATGGTTGCTCTTACCGGACAGGTTCCAAGAAAAATGATAGGTAACGATGCGTTCCAAGAGGCGCCCATTACCGAAATAACAAAATCAATTACGAAACATAATTTTCTTGTTCAGGATGCGAATGAATTGCCTGAAATTATTAAGTCGGCGTTTCACATTGCTTCTTCAGGACGTCCGGGGCCTGTTCTTATAGACCTTCCCAAAGATGTGCAGATGGGAGAAATGAATTTCAGCTATCCAAGCAAGCTAAATTTAAAGAGTTACAAACCTGTTTTAAAAGGGCATATCGGACAAATAAATAAGGCTTGTCAGTTTATTGCCAAAGCAAAGAAGCCCGTTATATATATCGGTGGTGGCGTTATTATATCCGGCGCCCATCAACTTGTACTCAAGTTGGCTGAAAAAACTAAAATACCCGTTACTATGACGCTTTTGGGATTGGGAGGATTTCCTTCTGCGCATCCGTTATCACTGGATATGCTTGGTATGCACGGAACCAGATATGCCAATTATGCGATTATGGAATCGGATTTGATTATAGCCATAGGCGCAAGGTTTGACGACAGGGTAACCGGTAAAACTGAGTCTTTCGCACCGCATGCAAAGATTATACACATTGATATAGACCCGACATCGATAAGTAAATCGGTAGGAGTGGATGTTCCTATAGTTGGGGATGCTAAAGAAGTATTGAAGGAATTAATTCCCAATGTAAAAGCGCCTGATACTTCGGATTGGCTGAAAAAGATAAATGGATGGAAAAAGAAATATCCGCTTACATATAAAAAGGACAATAAATTAAGACCGCAATATGTTATAGAAGAAATTTACGATTTGACCAAAGGTAAAGCGATTATAGCTACTGAAGTGGGTCAGAACCAGATGTGGGCTGCTCAATTCTATAAATATAGCGCTCCTAAAACATTTCTTTCTTCGGGTGGATTGGGAACTATGGGATATGGGTTTCCTGCGGCTATTGGCGCAAAACTTGGTTGCCCTGACAAAATAGTATTTGATATTGCCGGTGACGGCAGTATTCAAATGAATATTCAAGAGCTTATAACAGCAGTCTCATATAAAATTCCTGTCAAAATAGCTATTTTGAATAATTCGTATCTGGGTATGGTCAGGCAGTGGCAGGAACTTTTCTATAAGAGAAGATATTCAGCCACCGACTTAAAGAGAAATCCCGATTTCGTGAAGCTCGCTGAAGCATACGGCGCATTGGGTATAAGAGTGAACAAGAAGAAAGATGTAAGAAGCGCCTTGCAAAAAGCGATTAAGAGTCCGCTTCCGGTTGTTATGGATTTTGTTATAGAAAGGGAAGAAAACGTTTCTCCGATAGTTCCGCCGGGAGCAGCGCTTGACCAGATGATAGGGGGGATGGCATGA